In one Desulfatiglans anilini DSM 4660 genomic region, the following are encoded:
- a CDS encoding lactate utilization protein translates to MEEHLDWLMERWAEKAVASLKKHDFDAVFVQTAAEARELILAMVEPYDSFGFGGSDTVRALGVVEALREKGKAVYDHWQAGLTKEADLEIRLQQGRSDCFLCSANAVSLTGEVVNVDGIGNRTAAMSFGPRKVIVAAGVNKLTPDLPSALRRVKEVAAPMRARSLGMKTPCAETGICSDCSAPQRICRITTILERRPLLTDMTIILIGRSMGF, encoded by the coding sequence GTGGAAGAACATCTTGACTGGTTGATGGAGCGCTGGGCCGAAAAGGCGGTCGCCAGCCTGAAAAAACACGACTTCGACGCCGTGTTCGTCCAGACCGCGGCCGAGGCGCGGGAGCTGATCCTCGCGATGGTCGAACCCTATGACAGCTTCGGCTTCGGGGGCTCCGACACGGTCCGGGCCCTGGGGGTCGTCGAGGCGCTGCGGGAAAAGGGGAAGGCGGTCTATGACCACTGGCAGGCGGGGCTTACGAAGGAGGCCGATCTGGAGATCCGCCTGCAGCAGGGGCGTTCGGACTGTTTCCTCTGCAGCGCCAACGCCGTTTCCCTGACCGGGGAGGTCGTGAACGTGGACGGGATCGGCAACCGCACCGCCGCCATGTCGTTCGGGCCGCGCAAGGTCATCGTGGCGGCCGGCGTCAACAAGCTGACGCCCGATCTGCCCTCCGCCCTCCGGCGCGTGAAGGAGGTGGCCGCCCCCATGCGCGCCCGAAGCCTCGGCATGAAAACGCCCTGTGCGGAGACCGGCATCTGCTCGGACTGCAGCGCGCCTCAGCGGATCTGCCGGATTACGACGATCCTCGAGCGGCGCCCGCTCCTGACCGATATGACCATCATCCTGATCGGCCGATCCATGGGGTTCTAA
- a CDS encoding O-acetyl-ADP-ribose deacetylase, giving the protein MEKKIRIVEGDITGQTVDAIVNAANTSLLGGGGVDGAIHRAAGPELLQECRQLGGCPTGEAKATRGYRLPAKWVIHTVGPIWRGGTRNEDTLLASCYRNSFKVARELGARSIAFPSISTGAYGFPLERATRIALREAREALAADGRIEEVVFVCFGREALETYQAVYREVFGEESAGGSSSSSRRK; this is encoded by the coding sequence ATGGAGAAGAAGATACGCATCGTGGAAGGGGACATCACCGGGCAGACGGTCGACGCGATCGTCAATGCCGCCAACACCTCCCTCCTCGGCGGGGGCGGCGTGGACGGCGCCATCCATCGGGCGGCAGGTCCGGAGCTGCTTCAGGAATGCAGGCAGCTCGGCGGGTGCCCCACCGGGGAAGCCAAGGCCACCAGGGGCTATCGGCTCCCGGCCAAATGGGTCATCCACACGGTCGGCCCGATCTGGAGGGGAGGCACCCGGAACGAGGACACCCTGCTGGCCTCCTGCTACCGCAACAGCTTCAAGGTGGCCCGGGAGCTGGGCGCCCGCTCGATCGCCTTTCCGTCCATCAGCACCGGGGCGTACGGGTTTCCGCTCGAGCGCGCCACCCGCATCGCGCTCCGCGAGGCCAGGGAAGCCCTCGCCGCTGACGGCCGGATCGAAGAGGTGGTGTTCGTCTGCTTCGGGAGGGAGGCCCTCGAGACCTATCAGGCAGTCTACCGCGAGGTCTTCGGGGAGGAATCGGCTGGGGGCTCCTCCTCCTCGTCCCGCAGAAAATAG
- a CDS encoding esterase/lipase family protein: MKTTCPIVLAHGICPFDRLLNPFVRSNGPREERFQYFHHIPGALRAHGYEVFYARVAWAASCDRRAHDLFEQIRLFTRDFKRRPRIHLIAHSMGGLDARNMIHRYRLEDRVASLTTIGTPHLGTSLADWGTRRLGWVLSAGHAFGLDLSGFHDLTRAACARMNRRLAAFEEQCGVRYQTVAGARPYELIRPIFKPSFRLIQREEGENDGLVALRSAVWDPRYLIRRIDADHLNMIGWWGRRDAFRGQNRNTFRETMNRLYLDIADGLGD; encoded by the coding sequence ATGAAAACCACCTGTCCCATCGTGCTCGCCCACGGGATCTGCCCCTTCGACCGCCTTCTGAACCCCTTCGTCCGGTCGAACGGACCCCGTGAGGAGCGGTTCCAGTATTTCCACCACATCCCCGGCGCACTCCGGGCGCACGGCTACGAGGTCTTCTACGCGCGCGTGGCCTGGGCCGCCTCGTGCGACCGGCGCGCGCACGATCTCTTCGAGCAGATCCGGCTCTTCACCCGGGATTTCAAACGCCGCCCGCGGATTCACCTCATCGCCCACAGCATGGGCGGGCTGGACGCCCGCAACATGATTCACCGCTACCGGCTCGAAGACCGCGTCGCATCCCTGACGACCATCGGAACCCCTCATCTGGGCACCTCCCTCGCGGACTGGGGGACGCGGCGCCTCGGCTGGGTCCTTTCCGCCGGCCACGCCTTCGGGCTCGACCTCAGCGGGTTCCACGACCTCACCCGCGCAGCGTGCGCCCGCATGAACCGCCGTCTGGCCGCCTTCGAGGAGCAGTGCGGCGTCCGCTATCAAACGGTCGCCGGCGCCCGCCCCTATGAACTGATCCGGCCGATCTTCAAACCGTCTTTTCGTCTGATCCAACGGGAGGAGGGGGAAAACGACGGCCTGGTGGCGCTCCGGTCCGCCGTCTGGGACCCGCGCTACCTCATCCGCCGGATCGATGCCGACCACCTGAACATGATCGGGTGGTGGGGCCGGCGTGACGCCTTTCGCGGGCAGAACCGGAACACCTTCAGGGAAACAATGAACCGGCTGTATCTGGACATCGCCGACGGCCTCGGCGATTGA
- a CDS encoding cytochrome b N-terminal domain-containing protein: MQASLCRRLLLDDEAPLELKRALLSLSPVLPRLGLASLALCLASGAVLSIQYRPMGDVFRTVEAITSGMPYGAFLRQMHQGSGQIFVILMLLHTADYFLRRRYAAYPFRTWCRLVASLLLCFLTLFTGFILKGDLEGIFAGRIMASCLNEVPLLGPSLSRLIMAEGEAFFYLPFLYHSFFLPILVCILIRDHVRDWFPDRVYLGAALLGLAAYALWIPPDPAVPPDAAVERIHGPWFFYGIQYLLRHLPAFWAGVFVPALWIATLLFLPLLRPPWSRLVRTAVMAAVPVYIVLSLLNLA, translated from the coding sequence ATGCAGGCCTCGTTGTGCAGACGCCTGCTCCTCGACGATGAGGCCCCCTTGGAACTGAAGCGCGCGCTGCTGTCACTCTCCCCCGTTCTTCCCCGCCTCGGGCTGGCATCCCTCGCCCTCTGCCTGGCCTCGGGGGCCGTCCTTTCGATCCAGTACCGCCCCATGGGAGACGTCTTCAGGACCGTCGAGGCGATCACCTCAGGGATGCCCTACGGGGCCTTCCTGCGCCAGATGCACCAGGGCTCCGGGCAGATCTTCGTCATCCTGATGCTGCTCCACACGGCGGATTATTTCCTCCGCAGGCGCTATGCGGCCTATCCCTTCCGGACATGGTGCCGTCTGGTCGCCTCTCTCCTGCTCTGCTTCCTGACCCTTTTTACCGGATTCATCCTCAAAGGCGATCTGGAGGGAATCTTCGCGGGACGGATCATGGCGAGTTGCCTGAACGAAGTACCGCTCCTGGGGCCGTCCCTCTCCCGCTTGATAATGGCGGAAGGGGAGGCCTTTTTCTACCTCCCCTTTCTGTACCATTCCTTCTTCCTTCCGATTCTCGTGTGCATCCTGATCCGCGACCACGTGAGGGACTGGTTTCCCGACCGGGTCTATCTCGGTGCAGCCCTGCTGGGACTGGCGGCCTACGCCCTGTGGATCCCGCCGGACCCCGCCGTCCCGCCGGACGCAGCCGTCGAGCGCATCCACGGCCCGTGGTTCTTCTACGGCATCCAGTATCTTCTGAGGCACCTCCCCGCCTTCTGGGCCGGGGTCTTCGTCCCCGCCCTCTGGATCGCAACCCTCCTGTTCCTGCCCCTCCTCCGGCCGCCCTGGTCGCGTCTCGTGCGGACCGCCGTCATGGCGGCGGTTCCCGTGTACATCGTCCTGAGCCTTCTGAATCTCGCCTGA
- a CDS encoding ubiquinol-cytochrome c reductase iron-sulfur subunit, whose amino-acid sequence MDRRNFLKKAAAFCTRIGLALAVGYPAFAFVLHSGRRTVQVIFSHQERRGRVSFKDNVFLLQEEQSVRAVSARCTHLGCTVQHDPVSNRFVCPCHGSAFDAEGRRIKGPAEKDLETLPVALSKGGDLTVSYVL is encoded by the coding sequence TTGGACAGACGAAATTTTCTCAAAAAAGCAGCTGCATTCTGCACCCGCATCGGCCTGGCGCTCGCGGTCGGCTATCCAGCGTTCGCCTTCGTCCTCCATTCAGGCCGCCGCACGGTTCAGGTGATCTTCTCCCATCAGGAGCGCCGGGGCCGGGTGTCCTTCAAAGACAACGTCTTCCTGCTGCAGGAGGAACAGAGCGTCAGAGCGGTTTCAGCCCGCTGCACCCACCTCGGATGCACCGTGCAGCACGACCCGGTCTCGAACCGCTTCGTCTGCCCCTGCCACGGGAGCGCCTTCGACGCCGAAGGGCGCCGGATCAAGGGGCCCGCCGAGAAGGACCTCGAGACCCTGCCGGTCGCCCTCTCCAAGGGGGGAGACCTCACGGTTTCCTATGTCCTCTAA
- a CDS encoding PAS domain-containing hybrid sensor histidine kinase/response regulator yields MDATRFLKPILDKIHDAELRSELEAGIVRHICELQRSNQEMQSKIAEQQQSLAALEANEQKFRNIFEGVSDLLFFHDLDGRISDVNPAWKRVCGYDRHQLCGMNIQTFMPQDVAPKFPEYLATVKQKGAAAGLFRLKDKAGLEHILEYKTSLARDAAGIPIGMKGSGRDITDELAAKAALKESERRLSALLNAITETAVLFDCNGIVLAANDVACRRVGKSLQELQGKRIFDFFPPEVAARRSSTAKKVIETGLPVREEDQRGGRIFDNHWFPIPGADGSVKQIAVFATDITDARHAENERIHGEKLESLRMMAAGIAHDFNNLLTGVLGFLELASMRGGGGSNLAEHLDRAKANCLRAVQLTQRFLNLSKDAAPRKQQGALEPIIRDYSSLVLAGAQVLCRIDVDQNLWPVAFDEVQIADVLTAVLTNAKEAMPGGGTIEIAVRNTPLDPKRAPASHYGPRAPYVAIQIRDEGVGIPAEHLPKLFDLYFSTKSRGTQKGMGLGLATSYAFIRNHGGFIDVQSVVDLGTTVAIYLPAAVETPQEAAPHIPSPRVAEEALPRGPAAISGQGRILVMDDEEMILDVLEQMLTLAGYQPVTAGNGEEALRLFQQAKTDGEPFDAVLLDLTVRGGMGGKETMEALLKIDPGIKAIVSSGYVEDPVVKHYRDFGFSAAAAKPYDLKNLERTLADILARPSNQGANPANP; encoded by the coding sequence ATGGACGCGACACGCTTTCTGAAACCCATCCTCGATAAGATCCATGACGCTGAACTTCGATCAGAGCTCGAGGCCGGCATCGTCCGCCACATCTGTGAACTGCAGCGCAGCAACCAGGAGATGCAATCGAAGATCGCGGAGCAACAGCAGAGCCTGGCCGCCCTCGAGGCCAACGAACAGAAATTCCGCAACATCTTCGAAGGCGTCTCCGATCTCCTCTTCTTTCACGATCTGGACGGTCGCATCTCCGATGTAAACCCGGCCTGGAAGAGGGTCTGCGGATACGATCGACACCAATTGTGCGGCATGAACATCCAGACCTTCATGCCCCAGGATGTCGCCCCCAAATTTCCCGAATACCTTGCAACCGTCAAGCAGAAAGGGGCTGCGGCCGGGCTTTTTCGGCTCAAGGACAAAGCCGGCCTCGAGCATATCCTCGAATACAAGACGTCTCTTGCGCGCGATGCCGCCGGAATCCCGATCGGAATGAAGGGCTCCGGAAGGGACATCACCGATGAACTCGCGGCCAAGGCCGCCCTGAAGGAAAGCGAGCGGCGGCTTTCTGCGTTGCTGAACGCGATCACCGAAACCGCAGTCCTCTTCGATTGCAACGGAATCGTCCTCGCCGCCAATGACGTCGCCTGCAGGCGGGTCGGCAAGTCCCTGCAGGAGTTGCAAGGCAAGCGTATCTTCGATTTCTTTCCACCGGAGGTGGCCGCCCGCCGTTCGAGCACCGCGAAAAAGGTCATTGAAACGGGATTGCCGGTCAGAGAAGAGGATCAACGCGGCGGCCGGATCTTCGACAATCACTGGTTCCCCATCCCGGGTGCCGATGGGTCGGTCAAACAAATCGCCGTTTTCGCGACGGACATCACCGACGCGCGGCACGCGGAGAATGAGCGCATCCACGGCGAAAAGCTGGAGTCGCTCAGGATGATGGCGGCCGGCATCGCGCATGATTTCAACAACCTGCTCACCGGTGTCCTTGGATTTCTCGAACTGGCCTCGATGCGTGGAGGCGGCGGGTCCAATCTTGCGGAGCACCTCGACAGGGCAAAGGCGAACTGCCTGCGCGCCGTTCAATTGACTCAACGCTTTCTCAACCTTTCGAAAGACGCCGCGCCCCGTAAGCAGCAGGGGGCATTGGAGCCCATCATACGGGACTACAGCTCGCTGGTGCTCGCCGGGGCTCAGGTGCTCTGCCGGATCGATGTGGATCAGAATCTCTGGCCGGTCGCCTTCGACGAGGTGCAGATCGCCGATGTGTTGACCGCCGTCCTGACCAATGCCAAAGAAGCGATGCCCGGCGGAGGCACCATCGAGATCGCCGTCCGGAATACGCCGCTCGATCCGAAAAGGGCCCCGGCCTCCCATTACGGCCCCCGCGCTCCATACGTGGCGATCCAGATTCGGGACGAGGGGGTCGGGATTCCGGCGGAGCATCTCCCAAAACTCTTCGATCTCTATTTTTCGACCAAATCCCGTGGGACCCAGAAGGGAATGGGGCTTGGCCTGGCCACATCCTACGCCTTCATCCGCAATCACGGCGGCTTCATCGACGTCCAGTCCGTCGTCGATCTCGGAACGACCGTTGCGATCTATCTGCCTGCGGCCGTCGAAACACCTCAGGAAGCGGCGCCGCACATCCCATCGCCCCGTGTGGCGGAAGAGGCCCTGCCTCGCGGACCGGCGGCAATATCCGGCCAAGGTAGAATCCTCGTCATGGACGATGAAGAAATGATCCTGGATGTGCTGGAACAGATGCTTACGCTGGCCGGCTATCAACCGGTGACCGCCGGAAACGGAGAGGAGGCGCTCCGGCTCTTTCAACAGGCGAAGACCGACGGCGAACCCTTCGATGCCGTCTTGCTGGATCTGACCGTCCGGGGCGGGATGGGGGGGAAGGAGACCATGGAAGCGCTCTTGAAGATCGATCCCGGGATCAAGGCCATCGTCTCGAGCGGATATGTGGAAGACCCCGTCGTGAAGCACTATCGGGATTTCGGATTCTCCGCCGCCGCAGCGAAGCCCTATGACCTCAAGAACCTGGAGCGGACCCTCGCGGATATCCTGGCCCGGCCCTCCAATCAGGGGGCGAACCCCGCCAACCCCTGA
- a CDS encoding putative molybdenum carrier protein, producing MLLKIVSGGQTGVDRAALDVAIEWDIPHGGWVPKGRKAEDGVIPMHYQVREMPTDCYADRTEQNVRDSDGTLILSRGDLEGGSRLTLDLALRHERPVLHVDLARQNAFQAAQAIQTFIRRHGIRTLNVAGSRASKDPEIYDLARKVLKAALYLDLVESAGAGPRADGPASVEEAVKRLAADLSLKDRIEIAHMPESGLSGLDDTLGEYIRERFGLRSGNLALLEACRRMAGRDVLLEEDASALIIRRLWGHLKETHRLRVIK from the coding sequence ATGCTCTTGAAGATCGTATCAGGTGGTCAGACGGGTGTCGACCGCGCCGCGCTGGATGTCGCCATCGAGTGGGACATTCCTCATGGCGGGTGGGTTCCGAAGGGGCGCAAGGCCGAGGACGGTGTCATCCCGATGCACTATCAGGTTCGTGAGATGCCTACCGACTGCTACGCCGATCGAACCGAGCAGAACGTAAGGGATTCGGACGGGACGCTGATCCTGTCCCGGGGGGATCTCGAGGGCGGGTCCAGGTTGACCTTGGACCTGGCGCTTCGCCACGAGCGCCCGGTTTTGCATGTCGACCTGGCCAGGCAGAACGCCTTTCAGGCCGCTCAGGCGATTCAAACCTTTATAAGGCGGCACGGCATCCGAACGTTGAATGTCGCAGGGTCAAGGGCGAGCAAGGATCCCGAGATCTACGACCTGGCGCGCAAGGTTCTGAAGGCCGCCCTGTATCTCGACCTGGTCGAGAGCGCTGGAGCGGGGCCCCGGGCAGACGGCCCCGCCTCGGTGGAGGAGGCGGTGAAACGGCTTGCGGCGGATCTTTCCCTGAAGGACAGGATCGAGATCGCTCACATGCCGGAGAGCGGGCTCAGCGGGCTCGATGATACGCTGGGGGAGTATATCCGTGAGCGGTTCGGCCTTCGTTCCGGGAATCTGGCATTGCTCGAAGCGTGCCGCCGCATGGCCGGGCGCGACGTCCTGCTCGAGGAAGACGCCTCGGCGTTGATTATTCGCCGTTTGTGGGGTCATCTTAAAGAAACCCATCGGCTGAGAGTCATAAAATAG